The Planctomycetota bacterium genomic sequence AGGGCGACGATGTCGGGCGGCTCGGGCGGTTCCTCGCGATGCTCTTGCACGCGAACGAGCGGGCGAACCTGACCAGCGTCGTCGAGCCCGACGAGGCCTGGCGCCGGCACATCCTCGACTCCCTCACGCTCATCCCCGTGCTCGCCCAACTCCCCGAGGGCGCGCGGGTGATCGACGTGGGCACCGGGGGCGGGCTGCCGGGCATGCCGCTGGCCATCAGCATGCCCCACCTGCGGTTCACGCTGATGGACGCGACGGAGAAGAAGATCCAGTTCCTGCGTCAGGCGGCGGGCGCGCTCGGGCTCGCGAACGTGGAGTGTGTGCAGGCCCGGGCCGAGGACGCGGGGCAGGACCGGGGCGAGCGCGGGCCCACCGGGCGCGTCGGCGGGCACCGCGAGCGGTACGACGCGGTGGTCGCGCGGGCGTTGGGCCCGCTGCGCGTGCTGGCCGAACTGACGGTGCCGTTCGCGAAAGCGCAAAGCGAGGGCCTCCCGGGCGGGGTGATCGCGCTGATCAAGGGGGCAAAGGCCGAGGCAGAACTCGCGGAGGCGGTCGGGGCCCTGCGGCTGCTCAAGGCGTCGCACGCGGAGACGCTGGAGACGCCCACGGGGCGGATCGTGCTGCTCGAGAAGGACGCGCGCACGCCCCGGATGTACCCCCGCCGCGACGGCGAGCCCAAGCGCGCCCCGCTGGGCGGGTAGGCCCGCGCCGTGGCATACTGCGCGGATGCTCTCGCTCGTCGCGCTGTACGCCACGCTCCTGCTCTGCGCCGCCGGCATCGGCGCGCTGGTGTACCGCTACGACCTGTACGACAAGGAGCCGCCCCGCCCGCTCGCGCTCGCGGTCGTCCTCGGGGCGGCGTCCATCTGGATCGCCGGGCGCGTGCAGGGCGTGCTCATCGATATCACCGTCGACGTCGCGCACGAGGCGGCGGGTAACACCATGTGGGCCCTGTTCGCCGGCGTCAGCGAGGAGGTCGGCAAGATCGCGGCGGTCTTCGTCGTGCTGCTCGTCTTCCCCAGGCACTTCAACGACCCGCTCGACGGGCTGATCTACGGCAGCTTCGCCGGCATGGGCGCCGCGCTCGAGGAGTCTGTCTTCTTCGTCGGGTTCAATGATGGGTCGCCCTTTCTCCCCGGCCAGGAGCCGGTGCGGCTCGCCGGGCACCTCATCATGGGCGGCATCGGCGGGTTCGGGCTGGGCCTGCGCGCCATGCGCCACCCCCGCTGGAGACTCGCCGCGGCGGCCTCCTTCGCCGGGGCGGCCCTGCTGCACACACTCTGGGATGTCGTCGCGTTCGGGGCGG encodes the following:
- the rsmG gene encoding 16S rRNA (guanine(527)-N(7))-methyltransferase RsmG, with the protein product MTPSRRPPRSAPHQRLGSRQQPGPRQRPGSGQRPGPRQQPGPRQQPAAPQRDAIDFGLAGVAPMQPPPWFAGAAAELGIEFEGDDVGRLGRFLAMLLHANERANLTSVVEPDEAWRRHILDSLTLIPVLAQLPEGARVIDVGTGGGLPGMPLAISMPHLRFTLMDATEKKIQFLRQAAGALGLANVECVQARAEDAGQDRGERGPTGRVGGHRERYDAVVARALGPLRVLAELTVPFAKAQSEGLPGGVIALIKGAKAEAELAEAVGALRLLKASHAETLETPTGRIVLLEKDARTPRMYPRRDGEPKRAPLGG
- a CDS encoding PrsW family glutamic-type intramembrane protease; this translates as MLSLVALYATLLLCAAGIGALVYRYDLYDKEPPRPLALAVVLGAASIWIAGRVQGVLIDITVDVAHEAAGNTMWALFAGVSEEVGKIAAVFVVLLVFPRHFNDPLDGLIYGSFAGMGAALEESVFFVGFNDGSPFLPGQEPVRLAGHLIMGGIGGFGLGLRAMRHPRWRLAAAASFAGAALLHTLWDVVAFGAADEYDLRGRVSAWRTAAGVVLMLLGMVAFRWMVSRGAALSKRVFDTRPEAPPGEPA